A single Zootoca vivipara chromosome 1, rZooViv1.1, whole genome shotgun sequence DNA region contains:
- the TBR1 gene encoding T-box brain protein 1: MQLEHCLSPPSMMLSKKFLHVSGGAYASGGSELALHEHPQHHHPHHHHPAAAAILSSSADNLERSSPLKKIARGGMTNQAEADNFSDSKDPPGDQQRAKLSPVVLDGGGGGGAAEQLRPSFDGAAAAAAAAAAAAAAAAAADRYLLSSPAAATASSAPPAAASAPPTAASMFPYPGQHNPHAAAFSIASPSRYMAHHPVIANGAYNSLLSNSAPQGYPAAGYPYPQQYGPSYQGSPFYQFPSAQAGLVPGKAQVYLCNRPLWLKFHRHQTEMIITKQGRRMFPFLSFNISGLDPTAHYNIFVDVILADPNHWRFQGGKWVPCGKADTNVQGNRVYMHPDSPNTGAHWMRQEISFGKLKLTNNKGASNNNGQMVVLQSLHKYQPRLHVVEVNEDGTEDTSQPGRVQTFTFPETQFIAVTAYQNTDITQLKIDHNPFAKGFRDNYDTIYTGCDMDRLTPSPNDSPRSQIVPGARYAMAAAAAGSFLQDQFVSNYAKSRGFHHHHHHHPGAGAGAGVGPGGPVPERGVPHPNGLLSPQQAEEPGAPSPQRWFVTPANNRLDFAAAAAASAYDPAGDLAGNAATLLSYAAAGVKALPLQAAGCTARPLSYYPDPSGWGARSPPQYCAKALSCWPNGGGGSSARAGGNPYLPTGGGGGGEEPDSLAPPERSPLVAPPPPPPSAGQPPEDSKPPKDLSDSSWIETPSSIKSIDSTDSGIYEQAKRRRLSPVGTPASESSSPLKSEPALTPRDCDKTCAKDIGYYGFYSHS, translated from the exons ATGCAGCTGGAGCATTGTCTGTCGCCTCCGTCGATGATGCTCTCCAAGAAATTTCTCCATGTGAGCGGCGGCGCTTACGCGTCGGGCGGATCCGAGCTTGCCTTGCACGAGCATCCTCAACATCACCATCCGCACCACCAccatcccgccgccgccgccatcctgTCGTCGAGCGCTGACAACCTGGAGAGGAGTTCACCTCTGAAAAAAATCGCCAGGGGGGGGATGACGAATCAGGCCGAGGCAGACAATTTCTCTGACTCCAAAGACCCGCCAGGGGAC cagcagcgcgccAAACTCTCGCCCGTCGTCTTGGACGGCGGCGGCGGTGGAGGCGCCGCGGAACAGTTGCGCCCCTCCTTCGATGGAGCGGCCGCGgctgcggcagcggcagcagcagcagcagcagcggccgcgGCGGCCGATCGCTACCTGCTCTCGTCGCCCGCGGCCGCAACCGCGTCCAGCGCTCCTCCGGCCGCCGCGTCGGCTCCCCCGACGGCCGCTAGCATGTTCCCCTACCCGGGCCAGCACAACCCGCACGCGGCAGCCTTCTCCATCGCCAGCCCCAGCCGATACATGGCGCACCACCCGGTCATCGCCAACGGAGCCTACAACAGCCTGCTGTCCAACTCGGCCCCGCAGGGCTACCCGGCCGCCGGCTACCCTTACCCGCAGCAGTACGGCCCCTCGTACCAGGGCTCTCCCTTCTATCAGTTCCCCTCGGCGCAAGCCGGGCTTGTCCCGGGAAAGGCGCAGGTCTACCTATGCAACAGGCCGCTCTGGCTGAAGTTCCACCGGCACCAGACCGAGATGATCATAACCAAGCAAGGCAG gcGAATGTTCCCTTTCTTAAGTTTTAACATATCTGGTCTGGACCCCACGGCTCACTACAATATTTTTGTGGATGTCATCCTGGCCGATCCAAACCACTGGAGATTTCAAGGCGGCAAATGGGTGCCTTGCGGCAAAGCGGACACCAATGTACAAG GAAATCGGGTTTATATGCACCCAGACTCCCCCAACACAGGAGCCCACTGGATGCGCCAGGAAATCTCTTTCGGGAAGCTGAAATTGACTAACAATAAAGGCGCCTCCAACAACAACGGGCAG ATGGTGGTCTTGCAATCCCTCCACAAGTACCAGCCCCGCTTGCACGTGGTGGAGGTGAACGAGGACGGCACGGAGGATACCAGCCAGCCCGGCAGGGTGCAAACTTTCACCTTCCCGGAGACGCAGTTTATCGCCGTCACCGCCTACCAGAACACTGAT ATCACACAGCTGAAAATAGATCACAACCCTTTTGCAAAAGGCTTCCGAGATAACTATGACAC GATCTACACGGGCTGCGACATGGACCGCCTGACCCCGTCGCCCAACGACTCCCCTCGCTCGCAGATCGTGCCGGGCGCCCGCTACGCCATGGCGGCCGCGGCGGCCGGCTCTTTCCTGCAGGACCAGTTCGTCAGCAACTACGCCAAGTCCCGcggcttccaccaccaccaccaccaccacccggggGCCGGCGCAGGAGCCGGTGTGGGCCCCGGAGGGCCGGTTCCGGAGCGGGGGGTGCCTCACCCCAACGGGCTGCTGTCCCCTCAGCAAGCCGAGGAGCCCGGCGCTCCCTCCCCTCAGCGTTGGTTCGTCACGCCCGCCAACAACAGGCTGGACTTCGCCGCCGCAGCGGCAGCCTCGGCCTACGACCCGGCGGGCGATTTGGCGGGAAACGCCGCCACCCTGTTGTCCTACGCGGCGGCCGGAGTCAAGGCGCTCCCCCTGCAGGCCGCCGGCTGCACTGCGCGGCCCCTCAGCTACTACCCGGACCCGTCGGGCTGGGGAGCGCGCAGCCCGCCTCAGTATTGCGCCAAGGCCTTGTCGTGCTGGCCCAACGGAGGCGGAGGGAGCAGCGCCCGCGCGGGGGGCAACCCCTATTTGCCCACagggggtggtggcggcggcgaggAGCCTGACAGCCTGGCTCCCCCCGAGCGCTCCCCCTTGGTGGCgcctccaccgcctcctccctCGGCCGGGCAGCCCCCCGAGGACTCGAAGCCTCCGAAGGACTTGTCCGACTCGAGCTGGATCGAGACGCCATCGTCCATAAAGTCCATCGACTCGACCGACTCTGGGATTTACGAGCAGGCCAAACGCCGGCGGCTCTCCCCGGTGGGCACGCCGGCCTCCGAGAGCTCCTCGCCGCTCAAGAGCGAGCCCGCCCTGACGCCCAGGGACTGCGACAAGACCTGCGCCAAGGACATCGGCTACTACGGCTTCTACTCGCACAGCTAG